A part of Thermococcus sp. SY098 genomic DNA contains:
- a CDS encoding PP2C family protein-serine/threonine phosphatase, with protein MSGQAGGVDGIVWGISHPGGRAKNEDAFLILPLGDAYLLAVADGLGGHEGGELASKVAVELLRETFERGYTRGMGVERVKDLLLRAYEDAHRRMVEMSPGPGKMGTTLTSAFVRNGKGIIANTGDSRAYLVRGGEIAERTRDHSVVQELIERGVIREEEAREHPMRHVVTKALGVDFGIDSYVWELKAGDVLLLSTDGLHDYIDEGIIGKLVFESDPRTAAEALIGEALKVTKDNVTVVVFGEV; from the coding sequence ATGAGCGGGCAAGCCGGTGGCGTTGATGGGATCGTCTGGGGCATCTCGCACCCCGGGGGCAGGGCGAAGAACGAGGACGCGTTCCTCATCCTGCCCCTCGGCGACGCCTACCTCCTGGCCGTTGCCGACGGCCTTGGGGGGCATGAGGGGGGAGAGCTGGCCTCGAAGGTGGCCGTTGAATTGCTCCGTGAGACCTTTGAGAGGGGTTATACACGCGGCATGGGAGTGGAGAGAGTAAAGGACCTCCTTCTAAGGGCCTACGAGGATGCCCACCGCAGGATGGTGGAGATGTCGCCCGGGCCGGGGAAGATGGGCACGACGCTTACCTCCGCATTCGTGAGAAACGGAAAGGGAATAATAGCAAACACCGGCGACAGCAGGGCCTATCTTGTGAGGGGTGGAGAGATAGCTGAGAGGACAAGGGATCACTCGGTGGTTCAGGAGCTCATTGAGCGCGGAGTCATTAGGGAGGAGGAGGCCAGAGAACATCCCATGAGGCACGTCGTTACAAAGGCCCTCGGCGTTGACTTTGGGATTGATTCCTACGTGTGGGAGCTGAAAGCCGGGGATGTCCTGCTTCTCAGCACGGACGGCCTCCACGACTACATCGATGAGGGGATTATAGGAAAGCTCGTCTTTGAATCAGACCCCAGGACGGCAGCGGAGGCGCTGATCGGGGAAGCCCTGAAGGTTACCAAAGACAACGTGACTGTCGTCGTGTTTGGGGAGGTGTGA